The Mycobacterium seoulense genomic interval TTTCTACATCGTCGACCGGACCAAGGACATGATCATCCGCGGCGGGTACAACGTGTATCCCCGCGAGATCGAGGAGGTGCTCTACGAGCACCCGGCGGTGGCCGAAGCCGCCGTCGTCGCCATCCCGCACGACTCCCTCGGTGAGGAGGTCGGTGCCGCCGTCGCGCTCAAGGAGGGCGCGGCCGTCGCGCCGGAAGAGCTGCGCGACTACGTCAAGGCCCGGGTGGCCGCCTACAAATACCCGCGACTGGTGTGGCTCGTCGACGCGCTGCCCAAAGGACCGACCGGGAAGGTCCAGAAACGCGACATCACCGTCCCCACAACCGAAAGTGCACGATGACCATGGCAACCAAGACCGCGGCCGATGAGCTCGCCGTACCACTGGACCTGCTGCTGACCAGCGCCACCAAACCGTTCGCGAGCCGGATGCTGCCGGACGCCACCTGGGCGCGCTTCGGCGCCAACCTGGCCAAGCAGCCCGGCGCGGTGGCCGGCCGGATCGGCGCGCTCACCCGCGAGCTCGGCGCCATAGCGGCGGGCAATTCGCACCGCGTTCCGGCGCGCTCCGACAAGCGATTCGCCGACCCGGCGTGGGAGCAGAACCCGTTGCTGCACCGGATCATGCAGGCCTATCTCGCGGGCGCGGAGACTGCCGAAGGGCTGCTCGCCGACGCCGGGCTGGACTGGCGGGACCAGGAGCGGATGCGGTTCGTTGTCGACAACCTGGTCGAGGGTTTGGCGCCCGGCAACAACCCGCTGATCAGCCCGCTGGGCTGGAAGGCGATGATCGACACCGGCGGGCTGAGCGCGGTCCGGGGCGTCAAAGCCTTTGCCCGCGACATGCTTTCGAAGCCGAGGGTGCCCGCGATGGTGGAGCCCGACGCCTTCGTGGTGGGCGAGAGCCTGGCTGTCACCAAGGGTGCGGTGGTGCTGCAGACGTCGATGTTCGAGCTGATCCAGTACGCCCCGCAGACGGCCAAGGTGCGCGAGATTCCCTTGCTCATGGTGCCGCCGGTGATCAACAAGTACTACGTCATGGACATCGCGCCCGGGCGCAGCATCATCGAATACTTCGTCCAGCAGGGCAGCAGGTCTTCGTCATCTCCTGGCGCAATCCGCATAAGCGGCACCGGGATTGGGGCTTCGACGTGTACGGCGCCGCGATCGTCGAGGCGATGGACGCGCTGCAGGCGATCACCGGGACCGACAGCACGCACCTGTTCGCCACCTGCTCGGGCGGCATCCTGGCCGCGATGACGGCCGCCCACCTGGCCGGTGTCGGCGAGGGCGACCGGGTGGCCGGCCTGAACCTGTCCGTCACCGTGCTGGACGAGACCCGGGCCGGGTTCGCGGCCGCCATGATGAGCGACCGCGCCGCCCAGGCGGCCATCCGCGTTTCGGGGCGGAAGGGCTATCTGGACGGGCGGGACATGGCCGAGATGTTCGCGTGGCTGCGGCCAACCGACCTGGTCTGGCGGTACTGGGTGAACAACTACGTGCAGGGCCGCAAGCCGGCCCCCTTCGACGTGCTGTTCTGGAACGCCGACACCACCCGGATGACCGCCGCCCTGCACCGCGACATGGTGCAGATGGCGATGCGGAACGCGCTCGTCAACCCCGGCGGGGTCAGCATGCTCGGCACCCCGGTGGACCTGGGGAAGATCACCTCCGACGCGTACGTGGTCGGCGGCGTCGCCGACCACATCTCCCCGTGGCAGGCCACCTACCGCAGCGCGCGGCTTCTCGGCAGCAAGGACAACCGGTACGTGCTGTCCACCAGCGGTCACATCGCGGCCCTGGTCAACCCGCCGGGCAACCCGAAGGCGTCATACCGGACCGGTCCGGTCGACGCCGAGGATCCGCAGCGGTGGCTTGAGTCGTCGCAGGAGTCGAGTGACTCCTGGTGGCCGGACTATGTGGCCTGGCTCGCCGAGCGCAGCGGGCCCGAGGTCGACGCGCCGAAAGCGCTTGGCGGCGAAGGGTTTCCGCCACTCGGCCCGGCCCCCGGCAGCTACGTGATGGAGAAGTGAGTGAAGCGCGGTGCACAACAGCGGCGCCTGCGCGTGGTAACGCCGAGCACGCTCGGCGCCGAGCGCTACGTCAGCGTGGGTGGGCAGCGGATCCGGGTCAACGTGCACCGTGGAACCGGCGTGCCGCTGGTGCTGTGCAACGGCATCGGCGCCAGCCTCGAGGTGCTCGACCCGCTGGTGGAGCGACTCGATCGCACAGTGGTCAGGTTCGACGTCCCCGGCACCGGGGGCTCACCCACCTCACCGCTGCCGTACGGCTTTCCCTACCTCGCCTGGGTGCTGGGACGGGTCCTGTCGAGGCTGGGCATCGGGGTGGTCGATGTGCTCGGGCTGTCCTGGGGCGGCGCTCTGGCGCAGCAGTTCGCCTTCCAGAACCCCCGCCGCTGCCGGCGCATCGTCCTGGTGGCGACCGGTACCGGCGTGCTGATGGTGCCGGCCCATCCGCGGGTGCTGTCGAAAATGGTTACCCCGCGCAGGTTCTCGGATCCCGACTACGCCGCGGCCATCGCCGGTGAGCTGTACGGCGGTACCGTGCGCGCCCACGGTGAAGACGTGGCCCGGTTGTTCGTGCGGCAATTGCACGCTGGGTCGAAGATGGGCTACCTGCACCAGCTGCTCGCGGGCGCCGTCTGGACCAGCCTGTTCGCGTTGCCGGCCGTGCGGCAGGAGACGCTGATCGTGGCGGGCACCGACGACCCGATCATCCCGGTGGTCAACGCCCGCATCCTGCACGCTCTGCTGCCCCATTCGATGCTCCACCTGCATTCGGGCGGGCACATCGATGTCGTACACAACGCGACCGAGCTCGCGCCCGTCATCGAGAGTTCTTGGCCGAACCGGGCGAACGGGCCTAGGCGCCCGCGGACTCTCTAGGCCGCAATGTCCGCCGTGACCGCGCCGGTCAACCGGATCAGGTCCCGCGGTGAAACCCCGACGTCCCAGCCGCGGCGCCCGCGCTGCAGTACACCCGATCCCAGGCCAGTGCGCCCGCGTCCACGACGGCCGGCAGGGCCTTGCGCTGCCCGAACGGCGACACGGCGCCCACCAGGTAGCCGGTGGCCCGCTGGGCCACGGCCGCATCGGCCATGTCCGCCTTGGCCACCCCGAGCGCCGCGGCCGCCTTCAGCGAGAGGCGGGCCGGCGCCGGCAGCATCGCGACCGCAAGCCCGCCCGGCACCGCGATGATCAGCGTCTTGTAGATCTGCTCGGGCGCGATGCCGCGCGCCGTCGTCAGCGCGTGGACCGCCTCAACACCGAACGAGCGTTCCCGCGGATCGTGGTCGAAGGTGACAACCTCGTGCGCCACACCGGCTTTCACCAACGCGGCGATCGCGGGCGTGGCGGCGCGGCCCACCGCTCGGCCCCGCTAGGGACCCGTGTACCCCGGCGGGTTCACGCCGTCGACCCAGAAGTCGACACCGAGCTGCCCACCCGGGACGCAGTTGTAGACCGACAGGTCGGTGACGCCGGACTCGACCAGCACGTCCTCGCACAGCAGGGTGTTGCCGGTGTACTCGCGGGCGGGCTTGTTGAGGATGACGTAGGCCGCGTCGGAGTACACCTCCGGCTTGCGGGCGCGTCCCATCGCCTCGTCGCCGCCGAGCAGGTTCTGCACCGCGGCGGTGGCCACCAGCGTGCGCGGCCAGAGCGTGTTGGACGCGATGCCCGCCTCGCGCATCTCCTCGGCGATGCCCAGCGCGCACAGCGTCATGCCGAACTTGGCCATCATGTACGCCGTCGGCTTCAGCCATTCCTTGCCGAGCAGCACCGGCGGGGAAAGCGTCAGGATGTGCGGGTTCTCCGCGGCCTTGAGGTGCGGGATGCAGGCCTGCGATACGGCGTACGTGCCGCGCACCTGGATGCCGTTCATCAGGTCGAACCGCTTCATCGGCACCTCGGTGATGGACCCCAGGTTGATCGCCGACGCGTTGTTGACGCAGATGTCGATGCCGCCGAACTGCTCGACGGTCTTGGCGACCGCGGACTCGACGGAGTCCGGGTCGCGGACGTCCCCGACGATCGGCAGGGCCGCCCCGCCCGCTTCCTCGAGCTCCTTGGCGGCGGTGTACACCGTGCCCGGCAGCTTGGGGTGCGGCTCGGCGGTCTTGGCGATCAGGGCGATGTTGGCGCCGTCTTGGGCGGCGCGTTTGGCGATCGCCAGGCCGATACCGCGACTGGCGCCGGAGATGAACATGGTCTTGCCGTTGAGGGACATGGCGCCACATTAACGTCCTGGCCCGCTCGCCCGGATCGGGGGACGGGCGGACCCGGATGCCGCGGGAAATAGCACGTCGGCCACCGCTGTTGAAGCAAGCGGTCTCTGATGTGACGTGGGCGCACCCGGGCAGACACTGTCGGTGGCAGCCTCTAGATTGGGAGGAGCGGTTTGGTGTCAGCGGCGACGAGCCTGTTGGACCGTCCAATGGGTGCCGAGCAGTTGGCTTGCGTTCCTGCAAGCCCGGTGGCGCTTTCAGTGCTGCCCGGCGACACCGCAGCAGAAGGGACCGGGTTCATCGACATGGCCGACACAGACGGCGCGACAGCACGCGAGGCTCCCGATCCGGCCCCGCACGAGACGGACGCCGAGCTCATGGCGCGTTTCGAGCGCGACGCGATACCCTGCTGGACCAGCTGTACGGCGGTGCCCTGCGCATGACGCGCAATCCCGCCGACGCCGAAGACCTGCTGCAAGAGACGATGGTGAAGGCGTACGCGGGGTTTCGTTCCTTCCGCGCCGGCACCAATCTCAAGGCGTGGCTGTACCGGATCCTGACCAACACCTACATCAACAGCTACCGCAAGCGGCAGCGCCAGCCGGCCGTACCCGACCGAGGAGATCACCGACTGGCAGCTGGCCTCCAACGCCGAGCACTCGTCCACCGGGCTGCGCTCGGCCGAGGTCGAGGCGCTCGAGGCGCTGCCCGACACCGAGATCAAGGAAGCGCTGCAGGCGTTGCCGGAAGAGTTCCGGATGGCCGTCTATTACGCCGATGTCGAGGGGTTCCCATACAAGGAAATCGCCGAGATCATGGACACGCCCATCGGGACGGTAATGTCACGGCTGCACCGCGGCCGGCGTCAGCTGCGTGGGTTGTTGGCTGACGTGGCCAAAGAGCGGGGCTTCAACCGCGGCCAGCAGGCGCACGAGGAGGTGTCGTCATGAGCGAGCTTTCCGGCCCGGGCGACTCCTGCCCCAACGACGACGCCCACGGTGCCGTCGGCTGCGCCGAGGTGATCCGTCAGGTCTGGCTCCTGCTCGACGGCGAGTGCACGCCGGAGTCGCGGGACCAGTTGCGCCGCCACCTCGAAGCGTGCCCCGGCTGCTTCAAGCATTACGGCCTCGAGGAGCGGATCAAGGCGTTGATCGCCACCAAATG includes:
- the rsrA gene encoding mycothiol system anti-sigma-R factor yields the protein MSELSGPGDSCPNDDAHGAVGCAEVIRQVWLLLDGECTPESRDQLRRHLEACPGCFKHYGLEERIKALIATKCRGEKAPEGLRERLRLEIRRTTVIRESQ
- a CDS encoding alpha/beta fold hydrolase, with amino-acid sequence MRVVTPSTLGAERYVSVGGQRIRVNVHRGTGVPLVLCNGIGASLEVLDPLVERLDRTVVRFDVPGTGGSPTSPLPYGFPYLAWVLGRVLSRLGIGVVDVLGLSWGGALAQQFAFQNPRRCRRIVLVATGTGVLMVPAHPRVLSKMVTPRRFSDPDYAAAIAGELYGGTVRAHGEDVARLFVRQLHAGSKMGYLHQLLAGAVWTSLFALPAVRQETLIVAGTDDPIIPVVNARILHALLPHSMLHLHSGGHIDVVHNATELAPVIESSWPNRANGPRRPRTL
- a CDS encoding SDR family oxidoreductase: MSLNGKTMFISGASRGIGLAIAKRAAQDGANIALIAKTAEPHPKLPGTVYTAAKELEEAGGAALPIVGDVRDPDSVESAVAKTVEQFGGIDICVNNASAINLGSITEVPMKRFDLMNGIQVRGTYAVSQACIPHLKAAENPHILTLSPPVLLGKEWLKPTAYMMAKFGMTLCALGIAEEMREAGIASNTLWPRTLVATAAVQNLLGGDEAMGRARKPEVYSDAAYVILNKPAREYTGNTLLCEDVLVESGVTDLSVYNCVPGGQLGVDFWVDGVNPPGYTGP